One part of the Burkholderia vietnamiensis LMG 10929 genome encodes these proteins:
- a CDS encoding ParA family protein yields MAFKIAVSNQKGGTGKTTISVNIAAAFEAGGNKVALIDADPQGTSVRWVTSGENTLPMTVLSLAPAGRGIGGEIKKQDANFDVIVVDCPGNLEDPRIASVLEVADFCLVPLSPSPADLYSTVAMIRMIESMRAVRNPNLSSALMLNSVNGKTKMREEILKILKAEEIGEHLLDSQIAQREVYRQTFALGTTIHHHNRYLKGLKEARAEIERLVTEMAQYIASTRATGAAHG; encoded by the coding sequence ATGGCTTTCAAGATCGCCGTCAGCAACCAAAAAGGTGGGACCGGAAAGACGACCATCTCGGTCAACATCGCGGCCGCCTTCGAAGCAGGCGGCAACAAAGTCGCCTTGATCGACGCCGATCCCCAAGGCACTTCAGTGCGATGGGTCACGAGCGGGGAAAATACGCTTCCGATGACCGTCCTGTCCCTCGCCCCGGCCGGCCGAGGAATCGGTGGCGAGATCAAAAAGCAGGATGCAAATTTCGACGTAATCGTCGTCGATTGTCCGGGTAACCTCGAAGATCCACGAATCGCATCAGTGCTTGAAGTCGCCGACTTCTGCCTGGTGCCGCTGTCGCCGTCGCCCGCCGACCTTTACAGTACCGTCGCCATGATTCGCATGATCGAGTCGATGCGAGCCGTTAGAAACCCAAATCTTTCTTCTGCATTGATGTTAAATAGCGTCAATGGAAAAACTAAAATGCGAGAAGAGATTTTAAAAATTCTAAAGGCGGAAGAAATAGGGGAGCATCTGCTCGATAGTCAGATCGCGCAGCGCGAGGTCTACCGGCAGACGTTTGCTCTCGGCACGACGATCCACCATCACAACCGATATCTGAAAGGGCTGAAGGAGGCCCGCGCGGAGATCGAAAGACTCGTTACAGAAATGGCCCAATACATCGCGTCGACGCGCGCCACCGGAGCCGCTCATGGCTAA
- a CDS encoding MBL fold metallo-hydrolase, translating into MASPLVFLHRVLGIAAARRGRDLSGGSPQHDGERFRNTTARPAESFGKTLRIAWNMLFNKPRNTVPTGVLPIDPLTREQLDAAPDRSLYRLGHSTLLFKLRGEFWLTDPVFAERASPFRRVGPKRFHAPPIELGDLPPLRGVILSHDHYDHLDRDAVSALADTTSVFVTTLGVGDRLIEWGIDAGKVRQLDWWQSVDVAGLTLTATPAQHFSGRSLFDGNSTLWASWVIVDDELRMFFSGDTGYFDDFRMIGERLGPFDVTFVETGAYDPQWPYVHMQPEETVQAHIDLRGHTLIPIHNGTFDLAMHCWHEPFERVTALSVAHGIQLSTPRMGERVDLNEPHRGERWWRTVKQALAAPSKKAWRWPLCAARSVK; encoded by the coding sequence ATGGCGTCCCCGCTCGTTTTTCTTCATCGGGTCCTCGGTATCGCAGCCGCGAGGCGTGGCCGCGATTTGTCCGGCGGCTCGCCACAACACGATGGCGAGCGCTTCCGCAACACGACGGCAAGGCCCGCGGAGAGTTTTGGCAAGACGCTTCGCATCGCCTGGAACATGCTGTTCAACAAACCGCGCAACACGGTGCCGACGGGCGTTTTACCAATCGATCCGCTTACTCGCGAGCAACTCGACGCAGCTCCGGATCGGAGCCTGTATCGGCTCGGGCATTCGACGTTGCTATTCAAGTTGCGCGGCGAATTCTGGTTGACGGATCCGGTATTCGCCGAGCGAGCATCGCCGTTTCGGCGCGTGGGCCCAAAACGCTTCCATGCGCCGCCGATTGAACTCGGCGATCTACCGCCGTTGCGCGGCGTGATACTTTCCCACGATCACTATGATCACCTCGATCGCGATGCGGTGAGCGCGCTGGCGGACACCACGAGTGTCTTCGTTACGACGCTCGGTGTCGGCGACCGCCTGATCGAATGGGGCATCGACGCCGGGAAGGTGCGCCAGCTCGACTGGTGGCAAAGCGTTGACGTCGCCGGCCTGACGCTCACCGCGACGCCCGCCCAGCATTTTTCGGGGCGCAGCCTGTTTGACGGCAATAGCACGCTGTGGGCGTCGTGGGTCATCGTTGACGACGAACTGCGCATGTTCTTTAGTGGCGACACCGGGTACTTCGACGACTTCCGAATGATCGGCGAGCGCCTCGGACCGTTCGATGTGACATTCGTCGAGACCGGAGCGTACGACCCGCAATGGCCGTACGTGCATATGCAGCCGGAGGAGACAGTCCAGGCCCATATCGATCTGCGAGGACATACGCTGATTCCGATTCATAACGGCACATTCGATCTCGCGATGCATTGCTGGCACGAACCGTTCGAACGTGTCACCGCGTTGTCGGTCGCCCACGGCATTCAATTGTCGACTCCAAGGATGGGCGAACGGGTGGATCTCAATGAGCCGCATCGCGGCGAACGGTGGTGGCGAACAGTTAAGCAGGCATTGGCAGCGCCCTCCAAGAAGGCGTGGCGATGGCCATTGTGCGCAGCGCGATCGGTGAAGTAG
- a CDS encoding TetR/AcrR family transcriptional regulator, translating into MNTNTPSERLTERKRAAILDAAIKEFLAAGYDATSMDRIAARANVSKRTVYNHFPGKEALFAAILHRLWDATCTVGVSAYRADVPLREQLLVLLDRKLRLLSDEAFLALARVAIGAVIHSPERSRDMVERIGEREEDLTVWIRAAAAAGRLSAPDPEFAAHQLHGIVKAFAFWPQVTLGQPPLEVPQQQKVAQAAADMFLTYYGHPADADSSAPARG; encoded by the coding sequence ATGAATACGAACACACCCTCTGAGCGCCTGACCGAAAGAAAGCGAGCGGCCATCCTTGATGCCGCGATCAAGGAATTTCTCGCGGCAGGCTACGACGCGACCAGCATGGATCGCATCGCCGCGCGCGCAAATGTGTCGAAGCGCACGGTGTACAACCATTTCCCCGGCAAGGAGGCGTTGTTCGCCGCGATCCTGCATCGCTTATGGGATGCGACGTGCACCGTCGGCGTGTCCGCTTATCGCGCAGACGTGCCGCTGCGGGAGCAGTTGCTCGTATTGCTTGACCGCAAACTGCGGCTGCTGAGCGACGAAGCGTTTCTCGCACTGGCACGCGTTGCGATCGGCGCCGTCATTCACTCGCCGGAACGTTCACGCGACATGGTGGAGCGCATTGGCGAACGCGAGGAGGATTTGACCGTCTGGATTCGCGCGGCCGCGGCGGCCGGTCGCCTGTCCGCTCCCGATCCGGAATTCGCTGCCCACCAACTGCATGGCATCGTGAAGGCGTTCGCGTTCTGGCCGCAAGTGACGCTTGGCCAGCCGCCGCTCGAAGTTCCGCAGCAGCAAAAGGTCGCGCAAGCGGCCGCGGACATGTTTCTCACGTACTACGGCCATCCGGCCGACGCGGATTCGTCGGCGCCGGCGCGGGGCTAA
- a CDS encoding flavodoxin family protein, whose amino-acid sequence MKTLLIVYHTMTGGTRQMVEAAAVAAREQPGVDVRLQRADVTHADDVLAADAYLFATPENLAAMSGMMKDFFDRCYYAAVDRVNGRPYAAMICAGSDGQNALRQIDRIATGWRLRCVVPGLIVCTHAQTPERILAPKMIDREDLERCADIGAAFAAGLALGVF is encoded by the coding sequence ATGAAGACGCTGTTAATCGTCTATCACACGATGACCGGTGGCACACGGCAAATGGTCGAAGCGGCCGCCGTCGCGGCGCGCGAGCAGCCGGGCGTCGACGTTCGGCTGCAGCGTGCCGACGTGACGCACGCAGACGACGTGCTCGCCGCCGACGCGTATCTGTTCGCGACGCCGGAAAATCTCGCGGCGATGTCCGGGATGATGAAAGACTTCTTCGATCGCTGTTACTACGCGGCGGTCGATCGCGTGAACGGTCGTCCGTATGCGGCGATGATTTGTGCGGGCAGCGACGGACAGAACGCGCTGCGCCAGATCGATCGAATCGCGACCGGATGGCGGCTCAGGTGTGTGGTGCCGGGCTTGATCGTCTGCACTCACGCGCAGACGCCCGAGCGTATCCTCGCGCCGAAAATGATCGACCGCGAGGATCTCGAGCGCTGCGCGGACATCGGTGCAGCGTTTGCTGCCGGGTTAGCGCTTGGCGTGTTTTGA
- a CDS encoding replication initiation protein: MPRKPAIKGSDKQVSLFQTPEPPDLLRKAVQAIHIAPKSGKIGLQQRKMFSSLIKNALRQEAFEPGRTSFSISIAALSHESGLNSNNTKYVKDTVNSLISTVVNWDYLAADRSTVWKASGLLAGAELEQSVLKYSFSDQIRSELLNPEIYALIDMRIAREFRRSHSLALWENTVRYEGIGITAKIPLPKFRDLILGQDKASQSYKEYKLFKSKVLVPCIQEVNEVSDHTLELIEHKSGRSVEAVQFKVTRKQSADTVEEGDVKNEALVDEVAKFGIPRSEARRLITQYGVQRIKAAIAYTLNRTTKKNAAPVDNVGAYFRKALTHGYTLSDGQGTEAAAPAKESAQSKQEQIRDKYLAAKVDEAGAYFRELEIDDQTKLIERYNETVAGSKDLTLSPKKKASKLAQTSFFRWLALDTWGEPTSDDLLEFLLKSSLATN; this comes from the coding sequence ATGCCGCGCAAGCCCGCAATCAAAGGCTCCGACAAGCAGGTCTCTCTGTTCCAGACGCCCGAGCCGCCCGATCTGCTGCGCAAGGCGGTTCAGGCTATTCACATCGCGCCGAAGTCCGGAAAGATCGGTCTGCAGCAGCGCAAGATGTTCAGTTCGCTGATCAAGAATGCGCTGCGTCAGGAAGCGTTCGAACCGGGGCGCACGAGCTTTTCCATCTCGATCGCAGCGCTTTCGCACGAGAGCGGGCTGAACAGCAACAACACCAAGTACGTGAAGGACACGGTCAACTCGTTGATCAGTACCGTCGTCAACTGGGACTACCTTGCCGCAGATCGCTCGACCGTGTGGAAGGCCTCGGGCCTGCTCGCCGGCGCCGAACTCGAGCAGTCGGTGCTCAAGTACAGCTTCTCCGACCAGATTCGCAGCGAATTGCTCAATCCTGAAATTTACGCGCTCATCGATATGCGGATTGCGCGCGAGTTTCGGCGCTCGCACTCGCTCGCGCTGTGGGAGAACACCGTGCGCTACGAGGGCATCGGCATCACGGCGAAGATTCCGTTGCCCAAGTTCCGCGATCTGATCCTCGGCCAGGACAAGGCATCGCAGTCGTACAAGGAATACAAGCTCTTCAAGAGCAAGGTCCTCGTGCCCTGCATTCAGGAGGTGAACGAAGTTTCCGACCATACGCTCGAGCTGATCGAACACAAGTCGGGCCGCAGCGTGGAGGCCGTTCAGTTCAAGGTGACGCGCAAGCAGAGCGCGGATACGGTCGAAGAAGGTGACGTGAAGAACGAAGCGCTCGTCGACGAAGTGGCCAAGTTCGGCATCCCGCGTTCCGAGGCGCGTCGTCTGATCACGCAATATGGAGTGCAGCGCATCAAGGCGGCGATTGCGTACACGCTCAATCGGACAACGAAAAAGAACGCGGCACCGGTCGACAACGTCGGCGCGTATTTCCGCAAAGCGCTCACGCACGGCTATACGTTGTCCGACGGACAAGGCACGGAAGCCGCCGCGCCGGCCAAGGAGTCCGCGCAGAGCAAGCAGGAGCAGATCCGCGACAAATACCTGGCCGCGAAGGTCGACGAAGCGGGCGCGTATTTCCGCGAACTGGAGATCGACGATCAGACCAAGTTGATCGAGCGTTACAACGAGACGGTGGCAGGCTCGAAGGATCTCACGCTGTCGCCGAAGAAGAAGGCAAGCAAGCTCGCACAAACGAGCTTCTTCCGATGGCTGGCGCTCGACACCTGGGGCGAACCGACGTCGGACGATCTGCTCGAGTTTCTGCTGAAGAGCAGCCTCGCGACGAATTGA
- a CDS encoding ParB/RepB/Spo0J family partition protein → MAKDTSKEKKPTGNLHLAAGLLRGLAQENAALETRLPEPSAASNTAVDAALAIAPTVTTPTDTPDLGAPQKVAVKDCIPNPFNPRVFYSESSLHELALTLKREGQIEPIKVTRLPEFPGKLVVIDGQRRLRATSINGDETINATFRTDHTPEQLYTIAYRANHDHERQTIFDDAVAWKRLLDEKVFPDQNTLAEKIGKDKASISKTLSLNALPNTLLERMASANDVVGLQAAYFLKLIFERVGEAAADRLLTAVMDRKKSVRDLENFLRTQGDGNKKTGRTRYSVRHDFALESRAVGQLKTYPDGRLDLQLKGVDTSHQEALADQLKAVIDAYVAELAVAAQK, encoded by the coding sequence ATGGCTAAGGACACTTCGAAGGAAAAGAAGCCGACGGGCAATCTGCATCTCGCGGCTGGTCTGCTGCGCGGCCTCGCGCAAGAAAACGCCGCACTGGAAACGCGCTTGCCCGAGCCCTCGGCGGCGTCGAATACCGCCGTCGATGCCGCGCTCGCAATCGCGCCGACCGTAACGACGCCAACCGATACGCCCGACCTCGGCGCGCCACAAAAAGTCGCGGTCAAGGACTGCATCCCGAATCCGTTCAACCCACGCGTGTTCTACTCTGAATCGAGCCTGCACGAACTGGCGTTGACGCTGAAGCGGGAAGGGCAGATCGAGCCGATCAAGGTGACGCGCCTTCCGGAATTCCCGGGCAAGCTCGTCGTGATCGATGGTCAACGCCGCCTGCGTGCGACGAGCATCAACGGCGACGAGACGATCAACGCGACGTTCCGTACCGATCACACGCCCGAGCAGCTCTATACGATCGCGTACAGGGCGAACCACGACCACGAACGCCAGACGATCTTTGACGATGCGGTCGCGTGGAAGCGCCTGCTCGACGAAAAGGTCTTTCCCGACCAGAACACGCTCGCGGAAAAGATCGGCAAGGACAAAGCGTCGATCAGCAAGACACTATCGCTGAACGCACTGCCCAACACCCTCCTCGAGCGGATGGCCAGCGCCAACGACGTGGTCGGCCTGCAAGCGGCATATTTCCTGAAACTGATTTTCGAACGGGTTGGCGAAGCGGCTGCCGACCGTCTGCTCACCGCCGTCATGGATCGCAAAAAGTCGGTGCGCGATCTGGAAAACTTCCTGCGTACGCAAGGCGACGGCAACAAGAAGACGGGACGCACGCGCTACAGCGTTCGTCACGATTTCGCACTCGAGTCGCGCGCGGTAGGCCAGTTGAAGACCTACCCCGACGGGCGACTCGACCTACAGCTGAAAGGAGTCGATACGTCGCACCAGGAAGCCCTGGCCGATCAGCTCAAAGCCGTGATCGACGCATACGTGGCCGAATTGGCCGTCGCGGCTCAGAAGTAA